The Daucus carota subsp. sativus chromosome 7, DH1 v3.0, whole genome shotgun sequence genome window below encodes:
- the LOC108196830 gene encoding probable CoA ligase CCL8, with protein sequence MRSFNALTFNHFRSSLRQRIEFPLLSYLHLNLSAPLATNKNFSSFSPSRSFSSDTASDHSKLMDVFKAVSKQGHTSGDRIAIRADKKSYTYFQLVSSACKISKLLFTSYGKTVDGTAENLGGARVGIVAKPSAEFVAGVLATWFSGGVAVPLALSYPEAELLHVMNDSDVSMVLSTEDHQELMKSIADKKTAHFSLIPSVPSSQTTGHGMSEAGEIDASASLKKIENSDKIKGEDPAMILYTSGTTGKPKGVVHTHKSILAQVQILSKAWEYTSGDQFLNCLPLHHVHGLFNALFAPLYAGSAVEFMPKFSVSGIWQRWRESYPKDGTTTNDAITVFTGVPTMYSRLIQGYENMDPEAKDASASAARQLRLMMSGSSALPLPVMQQWETITGHRLLERYGMTEFVMGISNPLKGLRKGGTVGNPLPGVQTKILGEDDDAGNPTGVGELCIKSPSLFKEYWNLPEVTRSSFTGDHFFKTGDAVTVDEDGYFVILGRNSADIMKVGGYKLSALEIEATLLDHPSVSECCVLGLMDKTYGEIVCAIIVPDAEVKRKREEQMMPALSLEELSNWARTKLAPYKIPTRLILWDSIPRNAMGKVNKKELKNILAAKED encoded by the exons ATACAGCTTCAGATCATAGTAAATTGATGGATGTTTTCAAAGCAGTTAGCAAACAGGGTCATACATCAGGTGACCGTATCGCTATAAGAGCTGATAAGAAAAGCTACACTTACTTCCAGCTGGTTTCATCTGCTTGCAAGATATCTAAACTATTATTTACTTCTTATGGAAAAACA GTTGATGGCACTGCAGAGAATCTTGGTGGAGCTAGAGTAGGAATTGTGGCTAAACCTTCTGCTGAATTTGTTGCTGGAGTACTTGCTACTTGGTTTAGTGGCGGTGTTGCAGTCCCTCTTGCACTCAGCTACCCAGAAGCTGAGCTCTTACATGTCATGAATGATTCG GACGTCTCCATGGTTTTGAGTACTGAAGATCATCAAGAGCTCATGAAAAGTATTGCAGATAAAAAAACTGCTCATTTTTCTCTCATTCCATCTGTTCCCAGTTCCCAGACAACCGGGCATGGGATGTCAGAAGCTGGAGAAATTGATGCCAGTGCAAGtttaaagaaaattgaaaactcaGATAAGATAAAAG GGGAGGACCCAGCAATGATTTTGTACACTAGTGGTACAACAGGTAAACCAAAAGGGGTTGTCCATACACACAAAAGCATTCTAGCACAG GTCCAAATATTGTCAAAAGCTTGGGAATATACATCGGGCGATCAGTTTTTAAACTGTCTACCATTACATC ATGTTCATGGCCTTTTTAATGCTTTATTTGCCCCTTTGTATGCTGGTTCTGCT GTTGAGTTCATGCCAAAGTTTAGTGTGAGTGGTATATGGCAGAGATGGCGTGAATCTTATCCAAAGGATGGGACCACGACGAATGATGCTATAACTGTGTTTACAGGA GTTCCAACTATGTACTCTAGACTGATACAAGGTTATGAAAACATGGATCCAGAAGCAAAAGATGCATCTGCTTCAGCTGCAAGGCAGTTGCGTCTAATG ATGTCTGGCTCCTCTGCGCTTCCCCTTCCCGTTATGCAACAATGGGAAACCATTACAGGGCACCGCCTGTTGGAAAGATATGGCATGACCGAG TTTGTTATGGGAATTTCAAATCCCTTAAAAGGCTTAAGGAAAGGAGGAACCGTCGGAAACCCACTTCCAGGAGTCCAG ACCAAGATTCttggagaagatgatgatgCTGGTAATCCAACTGGAGTTGGTGAGCTCTGCATTAAAAGTCCTTCTTTGTTCAAGGAATACTGGAATCTTCCTGAG GTGACCAGATCATCTTTTACTGGTGATCATTTTTTTAAGACTGGAGATGCCGTCACGGTGGATGAAGATGGTTACTTTGTCATTTTGGGCC GTAATAGTGCTGATATAATGAAGGTCGGGGGATATAAGTTATCTGCATTAGAAATCGAAGCAACTCTTCTTGAT CACCCATCCGTCTCTGAGTGTTGTGTTTTGGGTTTAATGGACAAAACATATGGCGAAATTGTTTGCGCCATTATTGTTCCAGACGCAGAGGTAAAAAGAAAACGTGAGGAACAAATGATGCCTGCTCTAAGCTTGGAAGAGCTTTCTAACTGGGCTAGAACAAAGCTTGCTCCATACAAG ATACCCACCCGACTCATTCTGTGGGACTCAATTCCGCGAAATGCCATGGGAAAG GTGAACAAAAAAGAACTGAAGAACATACTAGCTGCCAAAGAAGATTAG
- the LOC108193612 gene encoding peroxisome biogenesis protein 2, with protein sequence MVRETLASSSGNLSAASPPAEDEWSNTYQRLLPRWKQSTPSHQSSIPVTISRVNQVDAGRLDIEMSAMLKEQLLKVFSLMKPGMMFHYEPELDAFLEFLIWRFSIWVDKPTPGNALMNLRYRDERALETRGKFRTGLEGPGLTFAQKLWYCVATVGGQYIWARLQSFSAFRRWGDSEQRSLARRAWFLIQRIEGFYKAASFSNLLIFLYTGRYRNLIERALRARLVYGSPHMNRAVSFEYMNRQLVWNEFSEMLLLLLPLLNSSSVKNFLLPFGKDKSSTSAEDETLCPICQANPTLPFLALPCEHRYCYYCLRTRCSATPSFRCSRCNEPVIAMQRHGGPTNSASKGE encoded by the exons ATGGTGAGAGAAACCCTAGCTTCTTCTTCCGGCAACCTCTCCGCCGCATCGCCGCCGGCGGAGGATGAGTGGTCTAATACTTATCAAAGATTACTCCCCCGGTGGAAACAATCAACCCCATCTCACCAG TCAAGTATTCCTGTTACAATATCTAGAGTCAATCAGGTCGATGCAGGGCGGCTGGACATTGAAATGTCAGCCATGTTGAAAGAACAGTTACTTAAAGTTTTTTCTTTAATGAAG CCAGGAATGATGTTCCATTACGAACCGGAGCTTGATGCTTTCCTTGAATTCCTTATTTGGAGATTTTCGATATGGGTTGATAAGCCTACTCCTGGAAATGCTCTAATGAATTTAAGATATAGGGATGAACGTGCCCTGGAAACGAGAGGAAAAT TTAGAACGGGTTTGGAAGGACCTGGACTTACCTTCGCTCAAAAGTTATGGTACTGTGTTGCTACTGTTGGTGGTCAATATATATGGGCTCGTCTTCAATCATTTTCTGCTTTTCGTAGATGGGGAGATTCTGAACAG AGGTCACTAGCACGGAGAGCATGGTTTCTGATACAGCGTATAGAAGGCTTTTACAAGGCTGCATCTTTTAGCAACCTACTTATATTTCTTTATACCGGAAG GTATAGAAATCTTATTGAGAGAGCACTCCGAGCAAGACTTGTGTATGGAAGCCCTCACATGAACCGAGCTGTTAGTTTTGAGTACATGAATCGCCAGTTGGTGTGGAATGAATTTTCA GAAATGTTGTTATTGCTTCTTCCTCTTCTCAATTCCTCATCTGTTAAGAATTTTCTTCTACCATTCGGCAAGGATAAATCTTCAACTTCTGCAGAGGATGAAACTTTATGCCCCATTTGTCAGGCAAATCCAACTTTACCCTTCTTGGCACTTCCATGTGAGCACAG ATATTGTTACTACTGTCTTCGAACAAGGTGCTCCGCGACTCCGTCATTTCGATGCTCCAGATGCAATGAACCAGTTATTGCCATGCAACGGCATGGAGGCCCGACAAACAGTGCTAGTAAAGGTGAATGA
- the LOC108195282 gene encoding uncharacterized protein LOC108195282 yields MASRKWLEDMSKGLGRELEAVTLQGIEINLVQKGLLGCTFLVPESLSDKDGNWDGGAMAVLVDDVAACVVGTSAFVKASVDFHLSFYSPARIRETVEVEAKIVGEKGRLISVTVEIKKKDNAELVAVGRVWFTTDNINRYPGDDEDTTITSKL; encoded by the exons ATGGCATCAAGGAAATGGCTGGAAGACATGTCCAAAGGATTGGGGCGAGAGCTAGAGGCTGTCACGCTACAAGGCATAGAGATCAATCTCGTACAAAAGGGTTTACTTGGCTGTACTTTTCTCGTGCCAGAAAGCCTCTCT GACAAGGATGGAAACTGGGACGGCGGAGCGATGGCAGTTTTAGTGGACGATGTTGCAGCTTGTGTGGTTGGCACCTCCGCCTTTGTTAAAGCTTCTGTTGACTTTCATCTCTCTTTTTATTCCCCTGCCAGAATTCGG GAAACAGTGGAGGTGGAGGCGAAGATAGTAGGAGAAAAGGGGCGGCTAATATCAGTGACAGTAGAAATAAAGAAGAAAGACAATGCAGAGCTGGTTGCTGTAGGCAGAGTATGGTTCACTACTGACAACATTAATCGTTATCCCGGTGATGATGAGGATACAACAATCACTAGCAAGCTCTGA